Proteins from a single region of Streptomyces sp. Tu 3180:
- a CDS encoding substrate-binding domain-containing protein — protein MRRIMGIVLAVLLVGGVVAAVVAGRDSGGTGTATKTVRMVIGSEKAEFFADPDVVEALAAEGYTVEAETSGSWAMEGLDLEGYDLAFPSSRAPAAELAEKYGVRGMLPRPFYSPLVVVSRRGAAEVLAGNGLAVLDGKNPGTLRMDAFLDAAERDRTWQQLEGAEKYGELTGTLYVSSTDPESSNSGALYLAAASYVANGGKVVASDAEVERTAPLLRKLVGVQGAQQSSTDAAFRDFVSGAGNPLVLVYESQVAALLDEQQNADDLVVLYPDTTVNSDHTVVPLTGNGRKLAELLGEDRALRKLAVRHGFRPQGDVTEFAAATVGRTAYLKQRLTGVRQAPVPTSAVLHELARRARG, from the coding sequence GTGAGACGGATTATGGGAATCGTCCTCGCGGTCCTGCTGGTCGGTGGCGTGGTGGCAGCCGTCGTCGCGGGCCGGGACAGCGGGGGGACGGGCACGGCAACGAAGACCGTGCGCATGGTGATCGGATCGGAGAAGGCGGAGTTCTTCGCCGATCCGGACGTGGTGGAGGCCCTCGCCGCCGAGGGCTACACCGTCGAGGCCGAGACCTCCGGGTCCTGGGCCATGGAGGGGCTGGACCTCGAGGGGTACGACCTGGCGTTCCCGTCCAGCCGTGCGCCCGCCGCCGAGCTGGCCGAGAAGTACGGGGTCCGGGGGATGCTCCCGCGCCCGTTCTACTCGCCCCTCGTCGTCGTGTCCCGCCGCGGGGCCGCCGAGGTGCTGGCCGGCAACGGGCTGGCGGTGCTCGACGGGAAGAACCCGGGCACGCTGAGGATGGACGCCTTCCTCGACGCGGCCGAGCGCGACCGCACCTGGCAGCAGCTCGAGGGGGCCGAGAAGTACGGGGAGCTGACCGGCACCCTCTACGTCTCCAGCACCGACCCGGAGAGCTCCAACTCCGGCGCGCTGTACCTGGCCGCCGCCTCCTACGTCGCCAACGGCGGCAAGGTGGTCGCGAGCGACGCCGAGGTCGAGCGCACCGCTCCCCTGCTGCGCAAGCTGGTCGGCGTCCAGGGCGCCCAGCAGTCCAGCACGGACGCGGCGTTCCGGGACTTCGTCAGCGGGGCCGGCAACCCGCTCGTCCTCGTCTACGAGTCCCAGGTGGCCGCGCTCCTCGACGAGCAGCAGAACGCCGACGACCTCGTCGTCCTCTACCCGGACACCACGGTCAACAGTGACCACACCGTCGTCCCGCTCACCGGGAACGGCCGGAAACTCGCCGAACTCCTGGGCGAGGACAGGGCGCTGCGGAAGCTGGCCGTCCGGCACGGCTTCCGCCCCCAGGGCGACGTCACCGAGTTCGCGGCGGCCACCGTGGGCCGCACCGCCTACCTCAAGCAGCGACTGACCGGCGTCCGCCAGGCGCCCGTGCCCACCTCCGCGGTGCTGCACGAACTGGCGCGACGGGCGCGCGGATAA
- a CDS encoding helix-turn-helix transcriptional regulator, with the protein MGQRKDIDGSTGVPTFYGSELRWKREEAGLTLQQLVEGSFYGPSHLSEIERGTRRMPAELAEHVDKVLGTDGFFRRRCEDVRRAKRRGHASYFERVLEAEKHAETIEEWCPTLIPGLLQTEAYARAVVRATHPLAPVEEVEEKATARLARALLFKENHKTPVYWAILSESLLRQPIVPPDQAAEQWDHIAGLTRRHRIVPQILPWNCGAHPFMLGTAKIMTFADAPPLVYTEALHSGDTIDDPGLVREYRRSYDLLRAAALPPEASLALIEQAAEDGRNGEQRD; encoded by the coding sequence ATGGGGCAGCGCAAGGACATCGACGGTTCGACGGGCGTCCCGACCTTCTACGGCAGCGAACTGCGCTGGAAACGGGAGGAGGCGGGGCTCACCCTCCAGCAGCTCGTCGAGGGCAGCTTCTACGGCCCGAGCCACCTCAGCGAGATCGAACGCGGCACGCGCCGGATGCCGGCGGAACTGGCCGAGCACGTGGACAAGGTGCTCGGCACGGACGGGTTCTTCCGACGGCGCTGCGAGGACGTGCGACGGGCGAAACGGCGGGGGCACGCGAGCTACTTCGAGCGGGTGCTGGAGGCGGAGAAGCACGCGGAGACCATCGAGGAGTGGTGCCCGACGCTGATCCCGGGGTTGCTGCAGACGGAGGCGTACGCGCGGGCGGTGGTGAGGGCGACCCACCCGCTGGCACCGGTCGAGGAGGTGGAGGAGAAGGCCACCGCCCGACTGGCACGGGCTCTTCTCTTCAAGGAGAACCACAAGACTCCGGTGTACTGGGCCATCCTGTCCGAGTCCCTGCTCCGCCAGCCGATCGTTCCACCGGACCAGGCAGCCGAACAGTGGGATCACATTGCAGGGTTGACCCGGCGGCATCGAATCGTTCCACAGATCCTTCCGTGGAACTGCGGTGCGCACCCGTTCATGTTGGGCACAGCCAAAATCATGACCTTTGCTGATGCGCCACCGCTGGTCTACACGGAGGCGCTGCACAGCGGGGACACCATCGACGATCCGGGCCTCGTGAGGGAGTACCGCAGGTCGTACGATCTGCTCAGGGCCGCCGCGCTACCTCCGGAGGCGTCCCTCGCCCTGATCGAGCAAGCGGCTGAGGATGGCAGAAATGGCGAGCAACGGGATTGA
- a CDS encoding toxic anion resistance protein translates to MSTTDGDFILTPPEAVAPVPREKAGGLVPVDDGVRADMAAKAAAYVEGLAALDARSPEFAGKVGEITALGAGEMRTATAQSNRMLERTVRSLPGKGGDAQSKVAGSLVELRRVVEDLDPRDLPAGKGRRFLSRLPGGNKLRDHVARYASAQGTLNRIVGSLRGGQDELRRDNAALQTERVRLWETMGKLQEYVVLAEALDTAVEQHVAGVEATDPARADSLRADVLFPVRQKHQDLLTQLAVCAQGYLAMDVVRRNNDELIKGVDRAATTTVSALRISVMLASALDHQKKVVEQVDALRGTTEELIRGNAEMLATQSGEVQRIAADPAVGAETLRTAFQQIYRTLDAIDTYKVQATEAMAATVENLTSELRHASTYLERSRAQGALEGGLG, encoded by the coding sequence GTGAGCACCACTGACGGCGACTTCATACTCACCCCGCCCGAGGCCGTCGCTCCCGTGCCGCGGGAGAAGGCCGGCGGACTCGTCCCGGTCGACGACGGCGTCCGCGCCGACATGGCCGCCAAGGCCGCCGCGTACGTCGAGGGCCTGGCCGCGCTGGACGCCCGCTCGCCCGAGTTCGCCGGGAAGGTCGGCGAGATCACCGCGCTGGGCGCCGGCGAGATGCGCACCGCGACCGCGCAGTCCAACCGCATGCTGGAGCGCACGGTCCGCAGCCTGCCCGGCAAGGGCGGGGACGCCCAGTCCAAGGTCGCGGGCTCGCTCGTCGAACTGCGGCGCGTGGTCGAGGACCTGGACCCGCGGGACCTGCCCGCGGGCAAGGGCCGCAGGTTCCTCTCCCGGCTGCCCGGCGGCAACAAACTGCGCGACCACGTCGCCAGGTACGCCTCCGCGCAGGGCACCCTGAACCGGATCGTGGGCTCCCTGCGGGGCGGGCAGGACGAACTGCGCCGCGACAACGCCGCGCTGCAGACGGAGCGGGTCCGCCTGTGGGAGACCATGGGCAAGCTCCAGGAGTACGTCGTGCTGGCGGAGGCCCTGGACACGGCCGTGGAGCAGCACGTCGCGGGCGTGGAGGCCACCGACCCGGCGCGGGCCGACTCGCTCCGTGCCGACGTGCTCTTCCCGGTCCGGCAGAAGCACCAGGACCTGCTCACCCAGCTCGCGGTGTGCGCGCAGGGCTACCTCGCCATGGACGTCGTGCGCCGCAACAACGACGAGCTGATCAAGGGCGTGGACCGGGCGGCCACGACCACCGTGTCGGCGCTGCGGATCTCCGTGATGCTGGCGTCCGCGCTGGACCACCAGAAGAAGGTGGTCGAGCAGGTCGACGCCCTGCGCGGCACCACCGAGGAGCTGATCCGGGGCAACGCGGAGATGCTGGCGACGCAGAGCGGGGAGGTCCAGCGCATCGCCGCCGACCCGGCGGTCGGGGCGGAGACCCTGCGGACCGCGTTCCAGCAGATCTACCGGACCCTCGACGCCATCGACACCTACAAGGTGCAGGCGACCGAGGCGATGGCGGCGACGGTGGAGAACCTGACCTCCGAACTGCGGCACGCGAGCACGTACCTGGAGCGCAGCCGGGCGCAGGGCGCGCTGGAAGGGGGCCTCGGATGA
- a CDS encoding SMI1/KNR4 family protein has translation MHRPHLKAGYRSVAALCLVLTGVLVAGCGADAGPTPEHGVRRDAKVIRQYFPEPGDFEEVVWTAELLEVWGPLVVTTLAEIQALLGEPRFNWSDPAPWTGLEQELGIEFPADFREIVDAYGSVVING, from the coding sequence ATGCACCGGCCGCACCTGAAGGCCGGATACCGCTCGGTGGCCGCGCTGTGCCTTGTACTCACTGGTGTGCTGGTCGCCGGGTGCGGCGCGGATGCCGGTCCGACGCCGGAACACGGCGTCCGGCGGGACGCGAAGGTCATCCGGCAGTACTTCCCCGAACCGGGTGACTTCGAAGAGGTCGTGTGGACGGCTGAGCTTCTGGAGGTGTGGGGTCCCCTCGTGGTGACAACGCTCGCGGAGATACAGGCCCTGTTGGGCGAACCCCGGTTCAACTGGTCGGATCCGGCACCATGGACCGGACTGGAGCAGGAACTCGGTATCGAATTTCCCGCGGACTTCCGTGAGATCGTGGACGCCTATGGTTCGGTCGTGATCAACGGGTAG
- a CDS encoding NUDIX domain-containing protein, whose product MDLFAADRLRLVEAPPPRLSPRDRRAMDDAWDAAVRANPALFDGPVAGCTGLEHDERHGLVLTWVRATYRYYVLRKVPGATVRLPSLFVSVAQPADDGRLLVGRMASWTTSPGRWQLPGGSVEPPPDGEPLDLAALRRHAARELAEETGADTPADDLTPWQVTRGANGSVGVLFQAPPRPAARLHERHATLTAAERALGRTPELDRLALVRSHADLADLTGPHVSYLAPVLCRHARSWSEAAGP is encoded by the coding sequence ATGGATCTCTTCGCCGCCGACCGGCTGCGGCTGGTCGAAGCCCCGCCGCCCCGGCTGTCCCCGCGGGACCGGCGCGCCATGGACGACGCCTGGGACGCCGCGGTCCGGGCCAACCCGGCCCTGTTCGACGGGCCGGTGGCCGGGTGCACCGGCCTGGAACACGACGAACGCCACGGCCTCGTCCTGACCTGGGTCCGCGCGACGTACCGGTACTACGTCCTGCGCAAGGTGCCCGGCGCGACCGTACGGCTGCCGTCCCTGTTCGTGTCGGTCGCGCAGCCGGCGGACGACGGGCGGCTGCTCGTGGGCCGGATGGCGTCCTGGACGACCTCACCCGGCCGCTGGCAGCTCCCGGGCGGCTCGGTCGAGCCCCCGCCGGACGGCGAACCCCTCGACCTGGCCGCCCTGCGCCGCCACGCGGCCCGGGAACTGGCCGAGGAGACCGGTGCCGACACCCCGGCCGACGACCTCACCCCCTGGCAGGTCACCCGGGGCGCGAACGGCAGCGTCGGCGTCCTGTTCCAGGCCCCGCCCCGTCCGGCGGCACGGCTGCACGAACGCCACGCGACCCTCACGGCGGCCGAACGCGCCCTCGGCCGCACCCCGGAACTCGACCGGCTGGCCCTCGTCCGCTCCCACGCCGACCTGGCGGACCTCACCGGCCCGCACGTGTCCTACCTGGCGCCGGTCCTGTGCCGTCACGCCCGGTCCTGGTCCGAGGCCGCCGGGCCGTAG
- a CDS encoding ATP-binding protein, with the protein MRPTTTLELLATPAGVSGVRRALRAYGADVQLCASELVTNVIRHLGEGVPVTVRAGCGDGGRTRLEVTDPDPRALPLLRVAVGADEESGRGLALLDALAVRWGVAQGPGGKTVWCELGAGLPEDGDVPGRGAVSVVSV; encoded by the coding sequence ATGCGGCCGACGACGACGCTGGAACTGCTCGCGACCCCGGCCGGGGTGTCCGGCGTGCGCCGGGCGCTGCGCGCCTACGGGGCCGACGTCCAGCTCTGCGCGAGCGAGCTGGTCACCAACGTGATCCGGCACCTCGGCGAGGGCGTTCCCGTCACCGTGCGGGCGGGGTGCGGCGACGGCGGACGCACGCGGCTGGAGGTCACCGATCCCGACCCGCGTGCGCTGCCCCTGCTGCGGGTGGCGGTGGGCGCCGACGAGGAGTCGGGGCGGGGGCTCGCGCTGCTCGACGCGCTGGCGGTGAGGTGGGGCGTGGCGCAGGGGCCCGGCGGCAAGACCGTGTGGTGCGAGCTGGGGGCGGGGTTGCCGGAGGACGGTGACGTCCCGGGCCGGGGTGCGGTGTCAGTGGTGTCCGTTTGA
- a CDS encoding DUF397 domain-containing protein produces the protein MASNGIDLSTAVWRKSTYSNGSGGDCVEVAEAFPGAARWRKSTYSNGDGGDCVEVCDAHTAVVPVRDSKVPHGPVLTFTAPAWTSFVASLE, from the coding sequence ATGGCGAGCAACGGGATTGACTTGAGCACAGCCGTCTGGCGCAAGAGCACGTACAGCAACGGTAGCGGCGGCGACTGCGTCGAGGTGGCCGAAGCCTTCCCCGGCGCAGCCCGCTGGCGCAAGAGCACCTACAGCAACGGCGACGGCGGCGACTGCGTGGAGGTCTGCGACGCCCACACCGCCGTGGTCCCCGTCCGCGACTCCAAGGTCCCCCACGGCCCGGTCCTCACCTTCACGGCCCCGGCCTGGACGTCGTTCGTCGCCTCCCTCGAGTGA
- a CDS encoding S24/S26 family peptidase, giving the protein MQSQRAGRGLRVAARVLVPLGLVLLLGATAGIARTGVLDREQITVAGDAMRSTYRPGGRLTMERIDEAEIRRGDVVLVSVPGRCGAHRSCSG; this is encoded by the coding sequence GTGCAGTCGCAACGTGCGGGCCGCGGACTCAGGGTCGCTGCCCGGGTGCTGGTTCCGCTGGGGTTGGTCCTGTTGCTGGGAGCCACCGCTGGGATCGCGCGCACCGGCGTCCTGGACCGGGAGCAGATCACCGTCGCGGGCGATGCGATGCGGTCCACCTACCGTCCGGGCGGGCGGCTGACCATGGAGCGCATCGACGAAGCCGAGATACGCCGCGGCGACGTCGTCCTCGTCAGTGTGCCGGGACGGTGCGGGGCGCACCGGTCCTGCAGCGGGTGA
- a CDS encoding S26 family signal peptidase gives MRGAPVLQRVIGLGGDHVESRDGTRVAVNGKEIDEPYVKRDGFAPAGAPYDVTVPEG, from the coding sequence GTGCGGGGCGCACCGGTCCTGCAGCGGGTGATCGGCCTGGGCGGTGATCACGTGGAGTCCCGCGACGGTACGCGAGTCGCGGTGAACGGCAAGGAGATCGACGAACCATATGTGAAGCGCGACGGGTTCGCCCCGGCAGGAGCCCCGTACGACGTGACCGTTCCGGAGGGGTGA
- a CDS encoding SMI1/KNR4 family protein: MSSIHDLTTWEPLLRLVRDANAEQLAAPGGCFTGQITLGSWTLPAPQPHPVPGRALQVADMQDQFTAVERVQDALRADGASSVSYMVETAPDGRTLLHVVDLGPAVEHGVISPFVGALLLVEGAVPEPWRRLPEEVPGAAPAPSADPALLERTLRERLPDAIGATEEEIAETEARLGVALPEELKALYRVTRAQWQDWGDDYEAAGRVADAVGCELFSLDGLYIADAASRPCPWQFAANDAVVTAPDAAVQGLVGSPGWIVFGDNGGGDRVALDLTPGPGGHRGQVVMIDHERTIGASLRADSLTDMVVNRRDAWYTGREDNPAVAHVNIRALRSVKAAARPELEVLRIGVWEGEPIGLAPVAGLPRLRTLTAYPGTLADPLEIAGLTGLEYLSLGPEEWRVLLDAGAVPRSLSAAGIEVQGARPPLPILDLANELLALWDRPLITRTVLEGRPDTDR; encoded by the coding sequence TTGTCCTCGATACACGACCTCACGACCTGGGAGCCGCTGCTGCGGCTGGTGCGGGACGCCAACGCGGAGCAGCTCGCCGCGCCGGGTGGTTGCTTCACGGGGCAGATCACTCTCGGCAGTTGGACCCTGCCCGCGCCGCAGCCGCACCCGGTGCCGGGGCGAGCCCTCCAGGTGGCGGACATGCAGGACCAGTTCACCGCCGTGGAACGGGTCCAGGACGCCCTCAGGGCCGACGGCGCGAGCAGCGTTTCGTACATGGTCGAGACGGCGCCGGACGGGAGGACGCTGCTTCACGTCGTCGACTTGGGCCCTGCCGTGGAGCACGGCGTGATCAGCCCCTTCGTGGGAGCCCTGCTCCTGGTCGAGGGCGCCGTTCCCGAGCCCTGGCGGCGCCTGCCCGAGGAGGTCCCGGGCGCGGCGCCGGCGCCGTCGGCGGACCCGGCGCTGCTGGAGCGGACCCTGCGCGAGCGGCTCCCCGACGCCATCGGTGCCACCGAGGAGGAGATCGCGGAAACGGAGGCGCGTCTCGGTGTCGCGCTGCCCGAGGAGCTCAAGGCGCTCTACCGCGTCACCCGTGCGCAGTGGCAGGACTGGGGCGACGACTACGAGGCGGCGGGGCGCGTCGCCGACGCCGTCGGCTGCGAGCTCTTCTCCCTGGACGGGCTGTACATCGCGGACGCGGCCTCCCGTCCCTGCCCCTGGCAGTTCGCTGCCAACGACGCGGTCGTCACCGCGCCGGACGCCGCCGTGCAGGGCCTCGTCGGCTCGCCCGGCTGGATCGTCTTCGGCGACAACGGCGGTGGCGACCGGGTGGCCCTCGACCTGACGCCCGGCCCGGGCGGGCACCGCGGGCAGGTCGTCATGATCGACCACGAGCGGACCATCGGCGCCTCCTTGCGTGCCGACTCCCTCACCGACATGGTGGTCAACCGCCGTGACGCCTGGTACACGGGGCGTGAGGACAACCCGGCCGTGGCCCACGTGAACATCCGCGCCCTGCGGAGTGTGAAGGCCGCCGCCCGTCCCGAGCTGGAAGTGCTCCGCATCGGCGTGTGGGAGGGCGAGCCGATCGGCCTCGCCCCGGTCGCCGGACTTCCCCGTCTGCGGACCCTCACCGCCTACCCGGGCACGCTCGCCGATCCCCTGGAGATCGCCGGGCTGACGGGTCTGGAGTACCTGAGCCTCGGCCCCGAGGAGTGGCGCGTCCTGCTCGACGCGGGCGCGGTCCCGCGGAGCCTGTCGGCGGCCGGCATCGAGGTGCAGGGCGCACGACCCCCGCTTCCGATCCTGGACCTCGCGAACGAGCTCCTCGCCCTGTGGGACCGGCCCCTGATCACCCGGACGGTCCTCGAAGGCCGACCGGACACCGACCGGTGA